In Ignatzschineria sp. RMDPL8A, the sequence ACAGCTCACTGAAAAATCACAACCGGTGCTCGAAGAGCTCGTGCGTGTACTCTCAGCGATCGACGAGTGGACTCATGAAAACCTCGATAAAGCCGTTCACGGCGTGACCGAAACGCTTGAAGTGGGCATGGGTAAAGTCGGTATGCCACTTCGCACCGCGATTGTTGGCCGTACGAGCTCACCAAACTTAGATGAAACCCTCTTTTTAGTGGGTAAAGAGCGTACGCTTGAGCGTCTCAATAGAGCGCTTATAATGATTGCTGAAAAAGCGGAATAGTTTTTCCAATCGTTTAAGCTTCAAGCGGTCAATCATTGCGTAATCATTAACGTCTTTAGACAAAAAAAGCTGATTCAATTGAGTCAGCTTTTTTATTGCGAAAAATTTACAGATAATTAAAACTCGCCTCGTGCCTTACGATCGAGTTCTTTGAGAAATTTAAGTTTCTCGCCGATCTGTTTTTCAAGTCCGCGAGGATTGGGGCGATACCAAACTTGCTCCTCCATGCCTTCAGGAAAATAGGTCTCTCCCGCGGCGTAGGCATTCGGTTCATTATGTGCATAACGATATTCCCGCCCATGACCAAGTTCTTTGAGAAGTTTTGTCGGCGCATTACGCAGATGAAGCGGCACTGGACGTGTTTGATCATTTTTGACAAAACTGCGCGCTAAGTTGTGGGCCATATATCCCGCATTGGATTTCGCCGCAGAGGCAAGATAGAGCACCGCCTGCGCAAGGGCAAGCTCGCCCTCGGGGCTTCCTAGCCGCTCATAGGTTTCATACGCTGAGAGCGCAATTTGCGTCCCTCTCGGATCGGCAAGCCCAACATCCTCCCACGCGATCATTAAAATACGCCGCGCTAAATAGAGGGGATCGGCCCCGCTCTCCATCATCATGGAAAACCAATAGAGCGCCGCATCGGGATTGGAGCCACGAATCGATTTATGCAGCGCCGAAATCTGATCGTAAAAATAATCGCCCTGTTTATCAAAGGCTTTTGGTTGCAGCGACAGAGTCTCTTTCGCCATCGCCTCGGTCACCCGCTTATCATCGTGTCCGCCGGCAATGGTTAAAAGCTGCTGCATTAAATTGAGCGAACGCCGTCCATCCCCTGCAGCAAAATTAATAATAAGTTTTAACGCCTCGGGATCGAGCGTGTAATCGGGGTAATAACGCTCTTTCGCGCGCAGTACCATCGTTTCAAGCGCCGTTCCCGTTAAGGGTTTTAACACATAGACAAAAGTGCGGGACAAAAGCGCCTGATTGACCTCAAAGGAGGGATTTTCCGTCGTCGCCCCCACAAAAATCACGAGCCCCGATTCAATATAGGGGAGAAGTGCATCCTGCTGAGATTTATTAAAGCGATGAATCTCATCAATAAAAAGGAGCGTCTGCCGCCCTTGTAAGCGATTATTTTCCGCCTCCACCATCGCCGTGCGAATCTCTTTCACCCCAGAGAAAACCGCCGACAGCGAGATAAATTCACAATCAAATTCTGCGGCAATTAAATTGGCGAGCGTTGTTTTCCCCACTCCCGGCGGGCCCCAAAAAATCATCGAATGAGGCTCTCCGGACGCAATCGCTTCAAAGAGCGGTTTCCCCGGTGAGAGAAGATGCTCCTGCCCCACCACTTCCGCTAAGGTTTTCGGACGCGCTAAATCCGCAAGCGGGGTAAATTTAAGCGTCGTCTCTTCAATTAACGCATCAAATAAATCGGCCATTAATCCCTCTCATCGATCACATCCACATTTTTCGGGGGCACAAATTCAAATCGCGCTTGATCAAAGGGGCGATTCTCTTTCACTTTATTAAATTCAAAAAAGAGGCGTTGCCCGGTGATATCCCGCGCTTCAAAGGAGGCGATCGAACCATTTTTACTAAAGTAGATATCGATCTCTTCCACCTCAAGCTCCCCTTTTTTCTCTTTAGGAATAAAACGGTAATGGCGTTTATCGGTGATCGTTTCAATGGTGAAATGATCGTCAAGCTTCGTGTTACCAAGCAAAATCGTTAACACCGGATTATTGTTAATCTCATCGAGCGGTTTGATAATCACCTGCATCAGATCAACATCGTAATGCCAAAATTGAGTCTTATTGCTAATCAGTTTTTGCGCATAGGGCGATTCATAATCGAAATAAAACTTCGGGCTCACGATACTGTATTCCCGTTTTTGCAGCCACAATTTCCCCTTCGAGACATCTTGTGAGTTTCGATTGCTCACCGTTTGGGTGAAATTCGCCTCAAGGGTGGAAAAGCCGGTAAAATAGTCGCGAATAAAGGTTTCATCCGCTTTAGCAACGAGCGCCATCATTAGACACCCCGCCGCAAAAATACTCTTCCATACGCGCATTGCTCGACTCCTATAAATCCTCAAAAATCAGATCATTCATTATATCAAATCCCCTTTATACCGCGGTGAATAATCAAAAACCGCCTCTTAAATGGCAACTTATTGCGCATAATTAACATTTAATTCCAAACCTTTACTAAACCTATCAACTATCTGCGGTTTTGTTTTGAGTTTTCAATAAATTTAGTTATATAATCGAACACTTTCCTTGTTCGCAATCATTGATCGAAGGAGTGAGTCTATCTTTAGGCCGATTGCGAGCAAATCCATGATCTATAATAAAAGGAGACTGTATGGAATTAGATGTTTATAGTACGCTTGTGGCGGCCTGCCTAACGCTGTTACTCGGCCGTTTTCTCACAAGTAAAGTTCCATTACTGAATCGCTTCACGATTCCGAGCCCTGTTGCGGGCGGTTTATTAGTCGCATTTGTGTTACTTATTTTAAAGAACACCTTCGACTACAACGTCAAATTCGACACCGTTTTACAAACTCCGTTAATGCTTGCGTTCTTCGCAACGATCGGGCTTAACGCAAACTTTGCAAGCCTCAAAGCAGGTGGTAAAGCACTCTTTATCTTCCTCTTTGTGGTTGTTGGACTCTTAATTTTACAAAATACTCTCGGTATCGTTCTTGCTAAACTCCTTGGCATTGACCCATTAATGGGCTTACTTGCGGGATCAATCACCCTTTCAGGCGGTCACGGAACCGGTGGCTCATGGGCTGATGAGTTTATCAAAAACTACGGATTTGATAATGCAATGGAAGTGGCGATGGCCTGTGCGACATTTGGTCTAGTCCTTGGTGGTTTAATCGGTGGCCCGGTTGCACGTTTTTTACTTCGCCGTGAAGCCCCTGTGGATGCGAGTTCTGCTCTTGAAGATGCCAACGTTGATAGTTTAGACGCCTTTGAAAAACCGAAAGTAAAACGCTCAATCAACTCAAATAACATCCTTGAGACCATCACCATGATCGTGATTGCGCTCACCTTTGGAAAGATGTTGATGCTTCAGTTGCAAGATACGAAATTTGCCCTGCCTGAGTTTGTTTGCGTACTCTTTGTTGGGGTGATTATCAACAACGTATTATCGATTTTCAAGCCGCACATTGTCTCAGAACGTGCGGTATCGATTCTCGGAAACGTCTCATTATCGCTCTTTTTAGCCATGGCGCTCATGAGCCTACAATTATGGCAGCTCGCGGATCTTGCAATTCCAATGCTAGTGATTCTTGGCGTTCAAACAGTGATGATGGCGGCCTATGCGATCTTCATTACTTATCCTGTGATGAAACGTGTGAGCTCAAAACATGATGCAGCCGTTCTTTCAGCCGGTCACTGCGGATTTGGTATGGGGGCAACGCCAACGGCAATCGCGAACATGCAGGTGATTACCGACCGTTTCGGACCATCACGTACGGCATTCTTAGTAGTGCCTATGGTAGGTGCGTTCTTTATCGATATCGTCAATGCACTCGCGATTAAAGGTTTCTTATCGCTACCGATGTTTACCTCACTGCTTAAAAGTGCAACCGCGGTTGTCGGCGGTTAATCGCCTCCATTAAGGCTCATAAATTCGGGGCGGTTTATTGTAACCGATCCCATAAAAAATCCCCTTTAACTTAACAATTAAAGGGGATTTTTTTATTTAAGCCATCAATGATTAATTATCACTTATGACCTAACACTTACTGATTTAAGTGTTGATCACGCTTTTTATAGAGCAGGCGCAAGCTATTGCCCACCACTAACAGCGTCGCGCCCACATCGGCAAAAACCGCTGCGAGCATCGAGCTATGCCCGAGTAACAGCGCGATAAAAAACGCCGCCTTAATCCCCAGCGCCAAAGTAATATTTTGACGGATAATCCGCATCGTCGCGCGAGATTGTCTAAAAAAGAGCGGCAGTTTATCAAGATCATCATCCATGAGCGCCACATTCGCCGTTTCAATGGCCACATCGCTCCCCATAACGCCCATCGCAAAACCGATATCAGACGTTGCAAGCGCTGGGGCATCGTTAATCCCATCGCCGATCATGCCGGTCACACCCTTCGCTTTAAGCTCGCGAATC encodes:
- a CDS encoding replication-associated recombination protein A yields the protein MADLFDALIEETTLKFTPLADLARPKTLAEVVGQEHLLSPGKPLFEAIASGEPHSMIFWGPPGVGKTTLANLIAAEFDCEFISLSAVFSGVKEIRTAMVEAENNRLQGRQTLLFIDEIHRFNKSQQDALLPYIESGLVIFVGATTENPSFEVNQALLSRTFVYVLKPLTGTALETMVLRAKERYYPDYTLDPEALKLIINFAAGDGRRSLNLMQQLLTIAGGHDDKRVTEAMAKETLSLQPKAFDKQGDYFYDQISALHKSIRGSNPDAALYWFSMMMESGADPLYLARRILMIAWEDVGLADPRGTQIALSAYETYERLGSPEGELALAQAVLYLASAAKSNAGYMAHNLARSFVKNDQTRPVPLHLRNAPTKLLKELGHGREYRYAHNEPNAYAAGETYFPEGMEEQVWYRPNPRGLEKQIGEKLKFLKELDRKARGEF
- the lolA gene encoding outer membrane lipoprotein chaperone LolA; the encoded protein is MRVWKSIFAAGCLMMALVAKADETFIRDYFTGFSTLEANFTQTVSNRNSQDVSKGKLWLQKREYSIVSPKFYFDYESPYAQKLISNKTQFWHYDVDLMQVIIKPLDEINNNPVLTILLGNTKLDDHFTIETITDKRHYRFIPKEKKGELEVEEIDIYFSKNGSIASFEARDITGQRLFFEFNKVKENRPFDQARFEFVPPKNVDVIDERD
- the gltS gene encoding sodium/glutamate symporter, yielding MELDVYSTLVAACLTLLLGRFLTSKVPLLNRFTIPSPVAGGLLVAFVLLILKNTFDYNVKFDTVLQTPLMLAFFATIGLNANFASLKAGGKALFIFLFVVVGLLILQNTLGIVLAKLLGIDPLMGLLAGSITLSGGHGTGGSWADEFIKNYGFDNAMEVAMACATFGLVLGGLIGGPVARFLLRREAPVDASSALEDANVDSLDAFEKPKVKRSINSNNILETITMIVIALTFGKMLMLQLQDTKFALPEFVCVLFVGVIINNVLSIFKPHIVSERAVSILGNVSLSLFLAMALMSLQLWQLADLAIPMLVILGVQTVMMAAYAIFITYPVMKRVSSKHDAAVLSAGHCGFGMGATPTAIANMQVITDRFGPSRTAFLVVPMVGAFFIDIVNALAIKGFLSLPMFTSLLKSATAVVGG